A genomic window from Scophthalmus maximus strain ysfricsl-2021 chromosome 17, ASM2237912v1, whole genome shotgun sequence includes:
- the LOC118288846 gene encoding calcium-binding mitochondrial carrier protein SCaMC-3 isoform X4 has protein sequence MEIVLESDINHDGLLDFQEFSQYLRAHEKRLQLMFHSLDRNNDGRIDVGEIQHSLQKLGVEVTMEQASRILQSMDRDGTMTIDWNEWRDHFLFNPFHNMEEIVHHWKHSHMLDIGEHLTVPDEFSEQERRSGLVWRQLVAGAMAGAVSRTGTAPLDRLKVFLQVDIRRLTVLDGVQVHGSMSQGINLWSGLRGMVQEGGIFSLWRGNCINVLKIAPESAIKFMAYEQIKWVIRGNKEGCSLRVQERFIAGSLAGTIAQTIIYPMEVLKTRLTLRKTGQYLGMADCAKQILKTEGVRAFYRGYLPNTLGIIPYAGIDLAVYETLKNAWLQRYCVDSADPGVLVLLGCGTISSTCGQLASYPLALIRTRMQAQATTNGKPKLSMVGQFKYIISHEGVPGLYRGITPNFLKVIPAVSISYVVYEHMKKVLGVC, from the exons atggag aTTGTCCTCGAGAGTGACATAAACCATGATGGTCTGCTGGACTTCCAGGAGTTCTCTCAGTATCTGCGGGCTCATGAGAAGAGGTTACAACTCATGTTTCACAGCCTTGACCGCAACAATGATG GTCGGATCGATGTGGGGGAGATCCAGCACTCTCTGCAAAAGCTTGGAGTGGAGGTCACCATGGAGCAGGCCTCCAGAAtactgcagag TATGGACAGGGATGGCACTATGACCATTGACTGGAATGAATGGCGtgatcacttcctgttcaaCCCCTTCCACAACATGGAGGAGATTGTCCACCACTGGAAGCATTCCCAT ATGTTGGACATTGGGGAACACCTGACGGTGCCAGATGAGTTCTCAGAGCAGGAGCGGCGGTCAGGTCTGGTTTGGAGGCAGCTGGTGGCTGGAGCCATGGCAGGGGCAGTGTCCCGGACAGGAACTGCTCCTCTCGACCGGCTCAAAGTCTTCCTGCAG GTTGATATAAGAAGACTGACTGTCCTTGATGGTGTCCAGGTACACGGCTCTATGTCTCAAGGGATTAATCTGTGGTCTGGACTAAGGGGGATGGTCCAAGAAGGAGGCATCTTCTCACTCTGGAGGGGAAATTGTATCAATGTCCTCAAGATTGCCCCCGAATCTGCCATTAAGTTTATGGCCTATGAACAG ATCAAGTGGGTGATCCGAGGCAATAAAGAGGGGTGCAGTTTAAGGGTACAAGAGAGGTTCATTGCTGGCTCTCTGGCAGGAACTATTGCCCAGACAATCATCTACCCAATGGAG GTTCTGAAGACTCGTCTGACACTAAGGAAAACGGGACAATACTTGGGTATGGCTGATTGTGCAAAACAGATCCTGAAGACAGAGGGAGTCCGAGCTTTCTACAGGGGCTACCTGCCAAATACACTGGGCATCATTCCCTATGCAGGCATCGACTTGGCTGTTTATGAG ACTCTGAAGAATGCCTGGCTCCAGAGGTACTGTGTAGATTCAGCAGATCCAGGAGTTTTGGTCCTGCTGGGCTGTGGCACCATCTCCAGCACCTGTGGCCAGTTGGCGTCCTATCCTCTCGCTCTCATCCGGACACGCATGCAGGCACAAG CCACCACAAATGGTAAACCCAAGCTGTCAATGGTGGGCCAGTTCAAATACATTATATCCCATGAAGGTGTACCGGGCCTTTATCGTGGCATCACCCCTAACTTCCTCAAAGTCATTCCTGCTGTCAGCATCTCCTATGTGGTGTATGAGCACATGAAGAAAGTCCTTGGCGTGTGTTAA
- the LOC118288846 gene encoding calcium-binding mitochondrial carrier protein SCaMC-3 isoform X6, giving the protein MMVCWTSRSSLSICGLMRRGRIDVGEIQHSLQKLGVEVTMEQASRILQSMDRDGTMTIDWNEWRDHFLFNPFHNMEEIVHHWKHSHMLDIGEHLTVPDEFSEQERRSGLVWRQLVAGAMAGAVSRTGTAPLDRLKVFLQVDIRRLTVLDGVQVHGSMSQGINLWSGLRGMVQEGGIFSLWRGNCINVLKIAPESAIKFMAYEQIKWVIRGNKEGCSLRVQERFIAGSLAGTIAQTIIYPMEVLKTRLTLRKTGQYLGMADCAKQILKTEGVRAFYRGYLPNTLGIIPYAGIDLAVYETLKNAWLQRYCVDSADPGVLVLLGCGTISSTCGQLASYPLALIRTRMQAQATTNGKPKLSMVGQFKYIISHEGVPGLYRGITPNFLKVIPAVSISYVVYEHMKKVLGVC; this is encoded by the exons ATGATGGTCTGCTGGACTTCCAGGAGTTCTCTCAGTATCTGCGGGCTCATGAGAAGAG GTCGGATCGATGTGGGGGAGATCCAGCACTCTCTGCAAAAGCTTGGAGTGGAGGTCACCATGGAGCAGGCCTCCAGAAtactgcagag TATGGACAGGGATGGCACTATGACCATTGACTGGAATGAATGGCGtgatcacttcctgttcaaCCCCTTCCACAACATGGAGGAGATTGTCCACCACTGGAAGCATTCCCAT ATGTTGGACATTGGGGAACACCTGACGGTGCCAGATGAGTTCTCAGAGCAGGAGCGGCGGTCAGGTCTGGTTTGGAGGCAGCTGGTGGCTGGAGCCATGGCAGGGGCAGTGTCCCGGACAGGAACTGCTCCTCTCGACCGGCTCAAAGTCTTCCTGCAG GTTGATATAAGAAGACTGACTGTCCTTGATGGTGTCCAGGTACACGGCTCTATGTCTCAAGGGATTAATCTGTGGTCTGGACTAAGGGGGATGGTCCAAGAAGGAGGCATCTTCTCACTCTGGAGGGGAAATTGTATCAATGTCCTCAAGATTGCCCCCGAATCTGCCATTAAGTTTATGGCCTATGAACAG ATCAAGTGGGTGATCCGAGGCAATAAAGAGGGGTGCAGTTTAAGGGTACAAGAGAGGTTCATTGCTGGCTCTCTGGCAGGAACTATTGCCCAGACAATCATCTACCCAATGGAG GTTCTGAAGACTCGTCTGACACTAAGGAAAACGGGACAATACTTGGGTATGGCTGATTGTGCAAAACAGATCCTGAAGACAGAGGGAGTCCGAGCTTTCTACAGGGGCTACCTGCCAAATACACTGGGCATCATTCCCTATGCAGGCATCGACTTGGCTGTTTATGAG ACTCTGAAGAATGCCTGGCTCCAGAGGTACTGTGTAGATTCAGCAGATCCAGGAGTTTTGGTCCTGCTGGGCTGTGGCACCATCTCCAGCACCTGTGGCCAGTTGGCGTCCTATCCTCTCGCTCTCATCCGGACACGCATGCAGGCACAAG CCACCACAAATGGTAAACCCAAGCTGTCAATGGTGGGCCAGTTCAAATACATTATATCCCATGAAGGTGTACCGGGCCTTTATCGTGGCATCACCCCTAACTTCCTCAAAGTCATTCCTGCTGTCAGCATCTCCTATGTGGTGTATGAGCACATGAAGAAAGTCCTTGGCGTGTGTTAA